One stretch of Nocardioides perillae DNA includes these proteins:
- a CDS encoding class II 3-deoxy-7-phosphoheptulonate synthase — protein MSSIPSLESLHAIGAAQQPRYPDRARLDAAVARLRGAPPLVFAGECDDLTEKLAAVSRGEAFLLQGGDCAETFDGVTADNVRNKLRVLLQMAVILTYAGSVPVVKVGRLAGQYAKPRSSDDETRVVDGESVTLPAYRGDAVNGFDFTPESRIPDPQRLVEVYHASAATLNLVRAFVTGGYADLRQVHTWNTDFVKESPVGQRYEVMASEIDRALSFMSAIGADPEELRRVDFHSSHEALLMEYEHAMTRIDSRTQQPYNVSGHFVWIGERTRQLDGAHVEYFRHLRNPIGVKLGPTATADDALALAAKLNPENTPGRLTFITRFGAEKIRDGLPRLVEKVTAEGVQVAWVCDPMHGNTFTSSTGYKTRRFDDVVGEVQGFFDVHRALGTWPGGILVEMTGDDVTECIGGGEELDEHGLAHRYESVVDPRLNRVQSLELAFLVAEMLRAADTRRG, from the coding sequence GTGAGCAGCATCCCCTCCCTCGAGTCCCTCCACGCGATCGGCGCCGCGCAGCAGCCGCGGTACCCCGACCGCGCGCGGCTCGACGCCGCCGTCGCGCGCCTGCGCGGGGCGCCGCCGCTGGTCTTCGCGGGTGAGTGCGACGACCTCACCGAGAAGCTGGCCGCCGTCTCGCGCGGCGAGGCGTTCCTGCTGCAGGGCGGCGACTGCGCCGAGACCTTCGACGGCGTCACGGCCGACAACGTCCGCAACAAGCTGCGGGTGCTGCTGCAGATGGCGGTCATCCTCACCTACGCCGGCTCGGTGCCGGTGGTGAAGGTCGGTCGCCTCGCGGGCCAGTACGCCAAGCCGCGCAGCTCCGACGACGAGACCCGGGTCGTCGACGGCGAGTCCGTGACCCTGCCGGCCTACCGCGGCGACGCCGTCAACGGCTTCGACTTCACCCCCGAGTCGCGCATCCCCGACCCGCAGCGGCTCGTCGAGGTCTACCACGCCTCGGCCGCCACCTTGAACCTCGTGCGCGCCTTCGTCACCGGCGGCTACGCCGACCTGCGCCAGGTGCACACCTGGAACACCGACTTCGTCAAGGAGTCGCCGGTCGGCCAGCGCTACGAGGTGATGGCGAGCGAGATCGACCGGGCGCTGTCCTTCATGTCGGCCATCGGGGCCGACCCCGAGGAGCTGCGCCGCGTCGACTTCCACTCCAGCCACGAGGCGCTGCTCATGGAGTACGAGCACGCGATGACGCGCATCGACTCCCGCACGCAGCAGCCCTACAACGTCTCGGGCCACTTCGTGTGGATCGGTGAGCGCACCCGCCAGCTCGACGGCGCGCACGTCGAGTACTTCCGCCACCTGCGCAACCCGATCGGCGTCAAGCTCGGCCCGACCGCCACCGCCGACGACGCGCTGGCCCTCGCCGCCAAGCTGAACCCCGAGAACACCCCGGGCCGCCTCACCTTCATCACCCGCTTCGGTGCCGAGAAGATCCGCGACGGGCTGCCGCGCCTGGTCGAGAAGGTCACGGCCGAGGGCGTCCAGGTCGCCTGGGTCTGCGACCCGATGCACGGCAACACCTTCACGTCCTCGACGGGCTACAAGACCCGCCGCTTCGACGACGTCGTCGGCGAGGTCCAGGGCTTCTTCGACGTCCACCGCGCGCTCGGCACCTGGCCCGGCGGCATCCTGGTCGAGATGACCGGCGACGACGTCACCGAGTGCATCGGCGGCGGCGAGGAGCTCGACGAGCACGGCTTGGCCCACCGCTACGAGTCGGTCGTC